TCTCCGAGGGCCAGCGGCTGACCCTCGCCCTCGCCGTGGTGCTGACCGCCCGTCCGGGGCTGGTGCTGCTGGACGAGCCGACGCGCGGCCTGGACTACGCCGCGAAGGCGCGCCTGGTCGAGATCCTGCGCGACCTCGCCGCGGCCGGCCACGGCGTGCTGCTGGCCACCCACGACGTGGAGCTCGCGGCGGAGCTGGCGCACCGCACGGTGATCCTGGCCGAGGGCGAGGTCGTCGCCGACGGTCCGACGGACGAGGTCGTGGTCTCCTCCCCCGCCTTCGCCCCGCAGGTGGCGAAGATCGTCGGAGCCGGCCCGTGGCTGACGGTCGGCCAGGTGACCGAGGCGCTGGGCCTGCCGTCATGAAGCACCCGGAACTGAACCGCCCCGTCCCGCTCGGCCGCCGCTCGACCGCCCTGCTCGTCACCGTCTCGGCGCTCGGCCTGGTCGCCTTCGGCTGGCCGCTGCTCGCCTCCCCGCGCTCGGCGCTGGCGGCGCACTCGACCGACGCGCCCTGGCTGTTCGCCGCGCTGCTCCCGCTGCTGCTCGCCGTGGTCGTCGCCCAGATCGCGGAGGGCCGCAGCGCGACCGGCGGGCAGGCCGGTCTGGACGCGAAGTCCATCGCCCTGCTGGGCGTCCTCGCGGCGGCGGGCGCCGCGCTGCGCCCGCTCGGGGCGGGAACGGCGGGGTTGGAGCCGACCTTCTTCCTGATGGTGCTCGCCGGACGGGTCCTCGGGCCGGGCTTCGGCTTCGTCCTCGGCAACGTCACCCTGTTCGCCTCGGCGCTGCTGACCGGCGGCGTCGGCCCCTGGCTGCCGTTCCAGATGCTCGCCATGGGCTGGGTCTGCCTGGGCGCGGGCCTGCTCCCCGGCCCGGCGTCGCTGCGCGGCCGCCGCGAGCTGTGGCTGCTGGCCGCCTACGGCGCGGTCTCGGCGGAGCTCTACGGCCTGATCATGGACCTCCAGGGCTGGCCCTACATCGCGGGCCTGAGCAGCTCCATCTCCTTCGTCCCCGGCGACCCGTTCGCCGCGAACCTGGCCCGCTTCGTGCTCTACCACCTCACCACGGCCATGGGCTGGGACCTGATGCGCTGCGCCCTCACCGCCGTCCTCTGCCTCACCCTCGGCCGCGCCGTCCTCCTCTCCCTCCGCCGCGCCTCCCGCCGCGCCGCCTTCCACGCCCCGGCAGGGTTCGAGCCGACGGGCGGTCAGAGGAAGTCGCTGGTGTCCAGCGAGAAGCCGAAGGGCTCGGGCAGCAGCACCGGATCGCCGAAGGGGATCGACTCCCCCACCGAGTAGTCGTCCTTGTCCGGCTGGCTGTAGAGGATCACACGTTCCTCTTCGCGGTCGACGACGAGGTAGAGCGGGATCCAGGCGCGGGCATAGCTATGGCGCTTGACGATGCGGTCGTCCGTGGGGCGAGTACTCGTCACCTCGACGACCATCGCCACACCCTTGCTCGGCATCCACGACGGCGCACCCCGAAAGAGGCGGAGCTCGCGCGGCGCGATCGTGATGTCCGGAAGCACGTGGTTCTTCGGTTCCACGACAGCACTCGACATCTGCAGACCCTTGTTTCCCGAGCAGCTCATCCGAACCCGGGAATCCCGGAACACCTGCTCCAGGATCGTGCTGATGTAGTCCTCGTGGTCCCCGTCAGGAGCAGGGGACACGACGATCTTCCCTTCGACAAGCTCGGCCCTGAAGCCCTCCGGGGTCTCCAGGCCGAGGAAGTCGTTCAGGAGGAGCTCAGCCGTCGCCGGCTCGATGTCGAACGCCATAGCACTCATGCTGCACCCCCTCGATGTCGACGACCAGCTTTACGGACCGTCGCGAGCCGCACCGGAGAGTCAGGTCGTGTTCACCCGATCGGGTCGGCGAGTTCCGCGTCGAGGATGCGGGACCACTGGCGCACGATCCGTGCGCGCCGTGCTCCGTCGTCGCTGAGGATGTCGGCGAGGCCGAGGCCGCGGGCCATGTCGAGGGTGGCCTGGACGGTTTCCCGGACGCCCGGGCGGGACTCGTCCGCACCGAGGAGGGCGACCGCGGTGCGGTGGACCTCGCGGCCCACGCGGGACTCGAGTTCCAGGACGCGGGGGCGGAGCTGGTCGTCGGTGCTGACCGCGACCCAGAGCTGGAGCGCGGCGCGGAACAGCGGGCCGGTGTAGAGGTCGACCAGCATGCCGACCACCGCCTGGGTGCGGTTCGCGCCGCGCGCGGGCAGCGCCGCCGCGCGGGCGTCGAGCTCGGCGCGGCGCTGGACCGCGACGTGCTCGACGGCGGCGGTGAAGAGGTCCTCCCTGGTCGGGAAGTGGTGCTGCGCCGCGCCCCGGGAGACCCCGGCCCGCTCCGCGACGACCGCCACCGTGCTGCCGGACCAGCCCACCTCCGCGAGGCAGTCGACGGCCGCCTCCAGCAGCCGCTGCCGCGTGGCACGGCTGCGGTCCTGCTTGGGCGCCCGGGAGGGGGCGGGAGCTGCGGCGACGGACTGTGGCGACACGGGCTGTTCCTTTCCGCGACGAACTCTACGGTGCGTCTTCCCCCCTCCCGCACGAGCGCCGGGGCGCTCTCGGGGAGGAGGGCTCCGCACGACGACGGGCCACGGGCCGGGGCCGGTGCGACCGGGCGGGACCGTCCCCGGCCTCGGGGCCCGGCCGGAACGGGAAGGCTCCGGCGCAAGACCCGACCGGGGCGTCGGCCTCGGCGTCCGCCGTGCGCCAGGCCTCCGCCCGAGGAAGGCGGGGATGGCGGGGAGCGTGGCCGCTAGTACGACTTGGGCAGCCCCAGCGTGTGCTGGGCGACGAAGTTGAGGATCATCTCCCGGCTGACCGGCGCGATCCGCCCGACCCTGACGCCCGCGATCAGCGCACCGAGACCGTACTCGCTCGCCAGGCCGTTGCCGCCGAGCGTCTGCACCGCCTGGTCCACGGCGCGGACCGCCACCTCCGCACCCGCGTACTTGGCCATGTTCGCCGCCTCGCCCGCGCCGAAGTCGTCGCCCGCGTCGTAGAGGAAGGCGGCCTTCTGCGTCATCAGACGGGCCAGTTCCAGCTCGATCCTGATCTGCGCCAGCGGGTGCGCCAGCCCCTGGTGCGCGCCGATCGGGGTGTCCCAGACCGTCCGGCGCTTCGCGTAGTCGACCGCCTTGTCGAGAGCCAGGCGCGACATGCCCAGCGAGTAGGCCGCCGCCATGATCCGCTCCGGGTTGAGCCCGGCGAAGAGCTGGAGCAGGCCCGCGTCCTCGTCGCCGACCAGCGCGTCGGCGGGCAGGCGGACGTCGTCCAGGAAGAGCTGGAACTGCCGCTCGGGCATCTGCAGTTCCATGTCGATGGGCCGGTACTCGAAGCCGGGGGTCTCCCTCGGCACGATGAACAGCGCCGGCTTCAGCTTGCCGGTGCGCGCGTCCTCGGTGCGCCCGACGACGAGGGTCGCGTCCGCCGCGTCCACCCCCGAGATGAAGACCTTGCGGCCGGTGAGCAGCCAGTCCGAGCCGTCGCGGCGGGCCGTGGTGGTGAGCCGGTGGGCGTTGGAGCCGGCGTCGGGCTCGGTGATGGCGAAGGCCATCCGACGGGTGCCGTCGGCGAAACCGGGGAGCCACTGCTGCTTCTGCTCGTCGGTGCCGAAGCGGGCCAGGATGCTGCCGCAGATCGCCGGGGTGACCACCAGCATCAGCAGCGGGCAGCCGGCCGCGCCCAACTCCTCCAGCACCAGGGCGAGCTCCTGGATGCCCGCGCCGCCGCCCCCGTACTCGGTGGGCAGGTTGACGCCGAGGAAGCCCAGCTTGCCCGCCTCGTACCAGAGTTCGTCGGCGGGCCGGTGCTCCTTGCCGCAGGCGAGGCTGTACTCGAGGCCGTAGCGGGTGCCGAGCGCGCGCACCGCGGCGCGCAGGTCGCGGCGTTCCTCGGATTCCACGAAGGTGCTGTCGAAGGTGGTGTGCGAGGTCGTCATGGCTGCGGGGTCCCCTCCGGGGTCGTGGTGCTGCCGTTGCTGTCTTCGTCGCTGTCCGGGAGCTCGCCGATCACGGCGAGCAGTGCGCCGGTGTCGACCTGGAGGCCGACGCCCACGCGCAGTTCGGTGACCACGCCGTCCGCCGGTGCGGTGACGCGGTGCTGCATCTTCATGGCCTCCAGCCAGAGCAGCGGCTGGCCGGCGCTGACCCGGTCCCCCACCGCCGCCTCGACGCGGACCACGGTGCCGGGCATCGGCGCGAGCAGCGAGCCGGCGGCCGTCTCCCGCTCCGGCTCGGGGAAGCGGGGCAGGGCGGTGAGCGCGACCGCGCCGAGCGGCGAGTCGACCTGGACCAGCGCGCCGTAGCGGGCGACCTCGAAGGTCCGCCGCACGCCGTCGAGTTCGAGCACCACGGCCTCGGGCGTGGAGGCGACCAGGGCCACGCCGGGATGGGTCTCGGCGACCAGGCCGCCGCGCGTCTCGCGGTAGCGGACCTCGTGCTCGACGCCCTCCACCGCGTACCGCTTGATCTGCGGCTGCGCCGGAACGTTGCGCCAGCCGCCGCCGAGCGGCGTCCGGCAGGCCGCGGCGTCCGCCAGGGCGGCGGCCAGCGCGGAGAGCGCGACGGCGTCCTTGTCGGGCCCCGCCCCGGCGAGGTCGTGGCGCGCCAGGAAGGCGGTGTCGACCCGTCCGGCCAGGAACTCGGGGTGCCGCAGCACCCGGACCAGCAGGTCCGTGTTGGTGGTCAATCCGTGCACCCGGGCCCGCGCCAGCGCGCCGGCGAGGCGCCTGGCGGCCTCCTCGCGGGTCGGGGCCCAGGCGATGACCTTGGCGAGCATCGCGTCGTAGTGGACGCCGACGGCGCTGCCGTCCTCGACGCCCGCGTCGAGCCTCAGTCCCGCCTCCTCCCCCGCGCGCGGGGGCGTGAAGCGGGCCGTGACGCCGGGGAGTTCCAGCCGCTCCAGGGTTCCGGTCTGCGGCTGCCAGTCGTGGGCCGGGTCCTCCGCGTAGAGGCGGACCTCCACGGCGTGCCCGCGCGGCGCGGGCGGCTCGGCCGTGGGCAGCCGACCGCCCTCGGCGACCAGGAGCTGCAGCCGGACCAGGTCCAGGCCGGTGACGCACTCGGTGACCGGGTGCTCCACCTGGAGCCTGGTGTTCATCTCAAGGAAGCAGAAGCGTCCGTCCGGCGCGAGCAGGAACTCGGCCGTGCCGGCCCCGACGTAGCCGATCGCCCGCGCGGCCGCCCGGGCCGCCTCGTGCAGCCGGTCCCGGGTGTCCTCGGCGAGTAGCGGGGCGGGCGACTCCTCGACGACCTTCTGGTGCCGCCGCTGGATCGAGCAGTCACGCTCGCCGACCGCCCAGACCGTGCCGTGCGCGTCGGCGAGCAGCTGCACCTCGACGTGGCGGCCCGTCTCCACGTACGGCTCGACGAAGACCTCGTCGCTGCCGAACGCGGCCAGCGCCTCGGCCCGCGCAGCCGCCAGCTCCGCTTCCAGCACGCCGAGTTCCCGCACGACGCGCATGCCGCGACCGCCGCCTCCGGCCGCGGCCTTGACCAGCAGCGGCAGGTCGGCCGCGGTCAGCGCCTCGGGCGGGGCGGCCGTCAGCACCGGCACGCCGGCCGCGGCCATCAGCTCCTTGGCCCGGGTCTTGACGCCCATCGCGGCGATCGCGGCGGGCGGCGGGCCGATCCAGACCAGTCCGGCGTCCAGTACCGCGCTCGCGAACTCGGCGCTCTCGGAGAGGAAGCCGTAGCCGGGGTGGACCGCGTCGGCCCCGGCGGCGCGGGCGGCGGCCAGGATCAGGTCGGTGCGCAGGTAGGTGTCGGCGGGCGCCGCGCCCGGCAGCCGGACGGCGGCGTCGGCCTCGCGGACGTGGGGCGCGTCGGCGTCCGGGTCGGCGAAGACGGCCACGGTGCCGATGCCGAGCTCGCGGCAGCTGCGGAAGACGCGTCGGGCGATCTCGCCGCGGTTGGCCACCAGGACGGAGCTGATCACGGCGTTCCTCTTGGCTGCAGGGGTGTTGGTCATCGCGCTCACGGTCATCGCGCTCACATCCGGAAGACGCCGTAGCCGCCGCGTGCGCCCTCGATCGGCGCGCCGTGGACGGCGGAGAGGCAGAGGCCGAGGACGGTCCTGGTGTCGCGCGGGTCGATCACGCCGTCGTCGTAGAGGCGGCCGGAGAGGAACATCGGCAGCGACTCGGCCTCGATCTGCTGCTCCACCATGGCGCGCAGACCGGCGTCTGCCTCCTCGTCGTAGGCCTGACCGCGGGCGACGGCCGAGGCGCGGGCCACGATCGAGAGCACCCCGGCGAGCTGCTGCGGCCCCATCACCGCCGACTTGGCGCTGGGCCAGGCGAAGAGGAAGCGCGGGTCGTAGGCGCGGCCGCACATCCCGTAGTGGCCCGCGCCGTAGGAGGCGCCGATCAGCAGCGACAGGTGCGGGACGCGGGAGTTGGAGACCGCGTTGATCATCATCGCGCCGTGCTTGATGATGCCGCCCTGCTCGTACTCGCGGCCGACCATGTAGCCGGTGGTGTTGTGCAGGAAGAGCAGCGGGATGTCGCGCTGGTTCGCCCACTGGATGAACTGGGTCGCCTTCTGCGCCTCCGCGCTGAACAGCACGCCCTGCGCGTTGGCCAGGATGCCGACGGGATAGCCGTGGATCCGCGCCCAGCCGGTGACCAGGCTCGGCCCGTACAGCGGCTTGACCTCGTCGAAGTCGGAGCCGTCCACGACGCGGGCGATGACCTCCCGCGGGTCGAAGGGCTGCCGCAGGTCGGAGGGGACGATGCCGAGCAGCTCCTCCTCGTCGTACTTGGGCGGCTCGACCAGGGCGGTGGCCGGTCCCGGCCCCTGCTTGCGCCACTCCAGCCGGGCGACGATCCGCCGGGCCCGGTGGATCGCGTCGGCCTCGTCGGCGGCGAAGTGGTCGGCCAGGCCGGAGACGCGGGCGTGCATCCGCGCGCCGCCCAGCGACTCGTCGTCGCTCTCCTCGCCCGTCGCCATCTTGACCAGCGGCGGGCCGCCGAGGAACACCTTGGACCGCTCGTCGATCATCACGACGTGGTCGGACATGCCGGGGACGTAGGCGCCGCCCGCGGTGGAGTTGCCGAAGACGACGGCGACGGTCGGGATTCCGGCGGCGGAGAGGCGGGTGAGGTCGCGGAATATCGCCCCGCCGGGGATGAAGATCTCCTTCTGGCTGGGCAGGTCGGCGCCGCCGGACTCGACCAGGCTGACCAGCGGCAGCCGGTTCTCCAGCGCGATCTGGTGGCAGCGCAGCGCCTTCTTCAGCGTCCACGGGTTGCTCGCCCCGCCGCGCACGGTCGGGTCGTTGGCGGTGATCAGGCACTCGGTGCCCTCGATCCGCCCGATCCCGGTGACCATGCCCGCGCCGACCGGGTACTCGCTGCCCCAGGCGGCGAGCGTGGACAGTTCCAGGAACGGGCTGTCCGGGTCGATCAGCAGCTCGATCCGTTCGCGCGGCAGCAGCTTGCCGCGGGCCCGGTGGCGGTCCACGTACTTGGGGCCGCCGCCGGCGACGGCCTTGGCCTGCTCGGTGTCGAGTTCGGCCAGCTTCTCCAGCATCGCCGCGCGGTGCGCGGCGAAGTCCGCGCCGTGCGGGTCGACGCCGGTGGACAGAACGGTCACAGCAGGGCCTCCGGGATGTCGAGGTGCCGGGCGCGCAGCCACTCGCCGAGGGCCTTGGCCTGCGGGTCGAAGCGGGCCCGCGAGGCGACGCCCTCGCCGAGGATCCCCTCGACGGTGAAGTTGAGCGCGCGAAGGTTCGGCAGCAGCGTGCGGGTGACGGTCAGACCGGCCGTCTCGGGCAGGAGTTCGCGCAGCGCGGCGGTGGTGAGGGTGTGCGCGAGCCAGCGCCAGCCGGCGTCGCTGCGGGCCCAGACGCCGATGTTGGCGTTGCCGCCCTTGTCCCCGCTGCGCGCGCCCGCGACCAGGCCGAGCGGCGCACGGCGGGTCGGACCGCCGGGGACGGGTGGCGGCGGGAGTTCGGGGTCGGGCAGCGGCTCCAGCGGCAGGGACGCGGGTGCGGCCGGGACGGCGCGGCGGGTGCCGTCGGGCAGCACGGCCGTGTGCGGGGTGTCGGCCGGGTCCGCCTCGAGCGCCTCGAAGATGCCGTAGGGCGTGCCCTTCTGCGGCATCCCGGCGAGGTGGAAGCCGGGATAGCCGGCCAGCGCCAGCTCGATCGGCGCGGCGGAGACCGCCCGGCCGACCAGGGCGGCGTCGGGGTCGCGGGCGACCAGCCGCAGCAGTGCGCTGGCCTCCTCCTCGGTGGCGGCGTCGGAGTGGTCGGTGCGGGCCAGCGTCCAGCGGAGCTCGGCGGGACGGCTCTTGCCGAGGCTCGTGTCGAGTTGACTCCTCATCAACTCGGCCTTCTCCTCGATGTCGAGCCCGGTCAGCACGAAGAGGGCCTCGCCGATCCAGCCGCCCAGACGGTTCACGCCGACCTTGAGGGTGGGCGGCGGGGCCTCGCCGCGCACGCCGTGGATCAGCACCCGATCCGGGCCGTCGGGGGCGAGCCGCACGCTGTCGAGCCTGGCGGTCACGTCGGGGCCCGCGTAGCGGGCGGGGCCGGTCTCGTAGAGGAGCTGGGCGGTGACGGTCTCCGTGGTCACCGCGCCGCCGGTGCCCGGGTGCTTGGTGATCACGGCCGAGCCGTCGGCGTGGATCTCGGCGAGCGGGAAGCCGGGGTGGCCGAGGCCGCCGGGGATCTCGTGGAAGAAGGAGAAGTTCCCCCCGGTCGCCTGCGTCCCGCACTCCAGCACGTGCCCGGCGACGACGGCCCCGGCGAGCCGGTCC
This genomic interval from Streptacidiphilus rugosus AM-16 contains the following:
- a CDS encoding TetR/AcrR family transcriptional regulator, translated to MSPQSVAAAPAPSRAPKQDRSRATRQRLLEAAVDCLAEVGWSGSTVAVVAERAGVSRGAAQHHFPTREDLFTAAVEHVAVQRRAELDARAAALPARGANRTQAVVGMLVDLYTGPLFRAALQLWVAVSTDDQLRPRVLELESRVGREVHRTAVALLGADESRPGVRETVQATLDMARGLGLADILSDDGARRARIVRQWSRILDAELADPIG
- a CDS encoding Uma2 family endonuclease — translated: MSAMAFDIEPATAELLLNDFLGLETPEGFRAELVEGKIVVSPAPDGDHEDYISTILEQVFRDSRVRMSCSGNKGLQMSSAVVEPKNHVLPDITIAPRELRLFRGAPSWMPSKGVAMVVEVTSTRPTDDRIVKRHSYARAWIPLYLVVDREEERVILYSQPDKDDYSVGESIPFGDPVLLPEPFGFSLDTSDFL
- a CDS encoding acyl-CoA dehydrogenase family protein; its protein translation is MTTSHTTFDSTFVESEERRDLRAAVRALGTRYGLEYSLACGKEHRPADELWYEAGKLGFLGVNLPTEYGGGGAGIQELALVLEELGAAGCPLLMLVVTPAICGSILARFGTDEQKQQWLPGFADGTRRMAFAITEPDAGSNAHRLTTTARRDGSDWLLTGRKVFISGVDAADATLVVGRTEDARTGKLKPALFIVPRETPGFEYRPIDMELQMPERQFQLFLDDVRLPADALVGDEDAGLLQLFAGLNPERIMAAAYSLGMSRLALDKAVDYAKRRTVWDTPIGAHQGLAHPLAQIRIELELARLMTQKAAFLYDAGDDFGAGEAANMAKYAGAEVAVRAVDQAVQTLGGNGLASEYGLGALIAGVRVGRIAPVSREMILNFVAQHTLGLPKSY
- a CDS encoding ATP-binding protein, whose translation is MTNTPAAKRNAVISSVLVANRGEIARRVFRSCRELGIGTVAVFADPDADAPHVREADAAVRLPGAAPADTYLRTDLILAAARAAGADAVHPGYGFLSESAEFASAVLDAGLVWIGPPPAAIAAMGVKTRAKELMAAAGVPVLTAAPPEALTAADLPLLVKAAAGGGGRGMRVVRELGVLEAELAAARAEALAAFGSDEVFVEPYVETGRHVEVQLLADAHGTVWAVGERDCSIQRRHQKVVEESPAPLLAEDTRDRLHEAARAAARAIGYVGAGTAEFLLAPDGRFCFLEMNTRLQVEHPVTECVTGLDLVRLQLLVAEGGRLPTAEPPAPRGHAVEVRLYAEDPAHDWQPQTGTLERLELPGVTARFTPPRAGEEAGLRLDAGVEDGSAVGVHYDAMLAKVIAWAPTREEAARRLAGALARARVHGLTTNTDLLVRVLRHPEFLAGRVDTAFLARHDLAGAGPDKDAVALSALAAALADAAACRTPLGGGWRNVPAQPQIKRYAVEGVEHEVRYRETRGGLVAETHPGVALVASTPEAVVLELDGVRRTFEVARYGALVQVDSPLGAVALTALPRFPEPERETAAGSLLAPMPGTVVRVEAAVGDRVSAGQPLLWLEAMKMQHRVTAPADGVVTELRVGVGLQVDTGALLAVIGELPDSDEDSNGSTTTPEGTPQP
- a CDS encoding acyl-CoA carboxylase subunit beta encodes the protein MTVLSTGVDPHGADFAAHRAAMLEKLAELDTEQAKAVAGGGPKYVDRHRARGKLLPRERIELLIDPDSPFLELSTLAAWGSEYPVGAGMVTGIGRIEGTECLITANDPTVRGGASNPWTLKKALRCHQIALENRLPLVSLVESGGADLPSQKEIFIPGGAIFRDLTRLSAAGIPTVAVVFGNSTAGGAYVPGMSDHVVMIDERSKVFLGGPPLVKMATGEESDDESLGGARMHARVSGLADHFAADEADAIHRARRIVARLEWRKQGPGPATALVEPPKYDEEELLGIVPSDLRQPFDPREVIARVVDGSDFDEVKPLYGPSLVTGWARIHGYPVGILANAQGVLFSAEAQKATQFIQWANQRDIPLLFLHNTTGYMVGREYEQGGIIKHGAMMINAVSNSRVPHLSLLIGASYGAGHYGMCGRAYDPRFLFAWPSAKSAVMGPQQLAGVLSIVARASAVARGQAYDEEADAGLRAMVEQQIEAESLPMFLSGRLYDDGVIDPRDTRTVLGLCLSAVHGAPIEGARGGYGVFRM
- a CDS encoding acyclic terpene utilization AtuA family protein; this encodes MPEGPLRVGNASGFYGDRFDAVREMLTGGPLDVLTGDYLAELTMLILGRDRLKDPSLGYARTFLRQMEECLGLALDRRVRIVVNAGGLNPAGLADRLRELAERLGLGAARIAHVEGDDVLATVRAQRPDALAANAYLGGWGISACLGAGADVVVTGRVTDAALVSGAAAAHFGWAADDWDRLAGAVVAGHVLECGTQATGGNFSFFHEIPGGLGHPGFPLAEIHADGSAVITKHPGTGGAVTTETVTAQLLYETGPARYAGPDVTARLDSVRLAPDGPDRVLIHGVRGEAPPPTLKVGVNRLGGWIGEALFVLTGLDIEEKAELMRSQLDTSLGKSRPAELRWTLARTDHSDAATEEEASALLRLVARDPDAALVGRAVSAAPIELALAGYPGFHLAGMPQKGTPYGIFEALEADPADTPHTAVLPDGTRRAVPAAPASLPLEPLPDPELPPPPVPGGPTRRAPLGLVAGARSGDKGGNANIGVWARSDAGWRWLAHTLTTAALRELLPETAGLTVTRTLLPNLRALNFTVEGILGEGVASRARFDPQAKALGEWLRARHLDIPEALL
- a CDS encoding ECF transporter S component, producing the protein MKHPELNRPVPLGRRSTALLVTVSALGLVAFGWPLLASPRSALAAHSTDAPWLFAALLPLLLAVVVAQIAEGRSATGGQAGLDAKSIALLGVLAAAGAALRPLGAGTAGLEPTFFLMVLAGRVLGPGFGFVLGNVTLFASALLTGGVGPWLPFQMLAMGWVCLGAGLLPGPASLRGRRELWLLAAYGAVSAELYGLIMDLQGWPYIAGLSSSISFVPGDPFAANLARFVLYHLTTAMGWDLMRCALTAVLCLTLGRAVLLSLRRASRRAAFHAPAGFEPTGGQRKSLVSSEKPKGSGSSTGSPKGIDSPTE